One genomic window of Mesoplodon densirostris isolate mMesDen1 chromosome 14, mMesDen1 primary haplotype, whole genome shotgun sequence includes the following:
- the RSAD2 gene encoding S-adenosylmethionine-dependent nucleotide dehydratase RSAD2 — MWMLVPVSFTLRLLSAFVQHLGSLWSSLGTLFPRLRAAFWLAGGKKSQQQRGRRKPRKPSREDKEDRDLPITPTSVNYHFTRQCNYKCGFCFHTAKTSFVLPLAEAKRGLLLLKEAGMEKINFSGGEPFLHDRGRYLGQLVKFCKQELQLPSVSVVSNGSLIQERWFQNYGEYLDILAISCDSFDEQVNVLIGRGQGNKNHVENLQKLRTWCKDYRVAFKINSVINRFNVDEDMKEQIKALNPIRWKVFQCLIIEGENSGEDALREAEPFVISDEEFEAFLDRHKDVPCLVPESNQKMRDSYLILDEYMRFVNCRNGRKDPSTSILDVGVEEAIKFSGFDEKMFLKRGGKYVWSKADLKLDW; from the exons ATGTGGATGCTGGTACCCGTGTCATTCACTCTCAGGCTGCTGAGCGCCTTCGTGCAGCACCTGGGCTCCCTGTGGAGCAGCCTGGGGACCCTGTTCCCCCGGCTCAGGGCAGCATTCTGGCTGGCGGGGGGCAAGAAGAGCCAGCAGCAGCGGGGCAGGAGAAAACCAAGGAAGCCCAGCAGGGAAGACAAAGAGGACCGCGATCTGCCCATCACCCCCACCAGCGTTAATTATCACTTCACCCGCCAGTGCAATTACAAGTGTGGCTTCTGCTTCCACACGGCCAAAACGTCCTTCGTGCTGCCGCTGGCGGAGGCCAAGAGAGGCTTGCTGCTGCTGAAGGAAGCGG GTATGGAAAAGATCAACTTCTCCGGCGGAGAGCCATTCCTCCACGACCGGGGCAGATACCTTGGCCAGCTGGTGAAGTTCTGCAAACAGGAGCTGCAACTGCCCAGCGTGAGCGTAGTGAGCAACGGGAGCCTGATCCAGGAGAGGTGGTTCCAGAACTACG GGGAATATTTGGACATTCTCGCCATCTCCTGTGACAGCTTTGATGAGCAGGTCAATGTCCTTATTGGCCGTGGTCAAGGAAACAAGAACCACGTGGAAAATCTCCAAAAACTGAGGACGTGGTGCAAAGATTACAGAGTGGCCTTCAAGATAAATTCTGTCATCAATCGATTCAATGTGGATGAGGACATGAAGGAACAGATTAAAGCCCTGAACCCCATCCGCTGGAAG GTCTTCCAATGCCTCATAATTGAAGGTGAGAATTCTGGAGAAGATGCTCTGAGAGAAGCAGAACCATTCGTGATAAGTGATGAAGAGTTTGAAGCGTTCTTGGACCGCCACAAAGACGTGCCCTGCCTGGTGCCCGAGTCTAACCAGAAG ATGAGAGATTCCTACCTTATTCTGGATGAATAT ATGCGCTTCGTGAACTGCAGAAACGGGCGGAAGGATCCTTCCACGTCCATCCTGGATGTTGGCGTAGAAGAAGCTATAAAATTCAGCGGCTTTGATGAAAAGATGTTTCTCAAGCGAGGAGGGAAATATGTATGGAGCAAGGCGGACCTGAAGCTGGACTGGTAA